CGAACCACCTGCTAAAAATGCACCACGTAAATACGCTCGTTTTTTCTCATCCGTATCTATTAATTCTTTAGCAATATCTATTCTCATTGTGTAATTATCATTTAGAATGTAAAGATCAGTCAATATTTCTTTCACATTTTGATCTAAACGACAAATATATACATTATTTTTCTTTAACTTTAATTTTTTACGTACAGAAATATTCACATGTACATCATAAAAATACTTAATTAAAGAAAACATTCTTCGTGCTATTGAGGCATTCTCAGTTTGAAAACTTAAGCTTAACCTACCATTCGATATATTTAATACACCGTTCATTTTTATAAGAGCAGATAACTCAGATAAAAATTCTCTATCTTTTGTTATCTCTATTAAAGTCAACTCTTTTTTCATATCTGAAGCGTATGACATAAATTCCCTCCTATCTTCATTTTTCTATAACCTATATATTTTATCATGATAATAGTAAATTAACAAATTATTTGAGTTGAAAATATAGTTAACATAGTACATTTGCAAATGAATATGAGGCAAAAAAGAGTTAACATACAATGTACATTAACTCATCTTTTCTAATATTCTATTTTTATTAGACTCATTTACCTCTATACGTTCTTTTATACCTTGTTTATCAAAGAAAAGTACTTCGTCAGAGACTTGACATAAAAATTCATAATCGTGGGTAATTATAAATATCACTACATCATCTTTAGCTATTTGCTGGATCAAATAACTTAGTTCTATCATATTTACATAATCTAGTCCACTCGTTGGTTCATCAAATACTAAGATTTTTTTATTAGACAATAAAGCAGATGCTATCGCTACCCTTTGTTTTTCTCCTCCAGATAATGTATTAGGATGACGATTTAAAAATTTCCTAATATTTAATTTATCTACTACTTCATCAAATAACTCTAAATTCTCACTACCTAACTTAATCTCCTTTTCAACAAGGTTAGTAAATAATTGATAATTCACATCTTGCATTACTTGGAATGTACTACGTATTAAATCTTTTTTATTAAGATTTTTTCCATTAAGTGTAACTTTATGTTTAGATTTATGTAGTCCACTTAGAGCATTAGCAAAAGTAGTCTTTCCGCATCCATTAGCACCAATTATAGAATAAATTTTTGATGAAGAAAAACTCTCATTTTTTAAATAAACTTGATGATTATGGACTTCATAATCTAGTTGCTCAATATATAAATAATTCTCTTTATTCTTTCTAGGTTCTTTCCTACCAAGCTCTACTTTTGATAAATCTATTTGTCTAGTTTGACACGCTCTACTATCAAAATCAGAAAGCTGTTCTTTTGTAACTTCGTGAACTAGTCTACCATCTTTAATAATATACATTCTATCGATTAAATTCTTTAAATAGTAAATTCTATGCTCAGCTACAATTATTGTCTTTCCTTTATTTTTCAATGCTTCTATTATTGAAGATATTAGTTTTATAGATTTTAAATCTAGATTACTAGTAATTTCATCAAGAACATAAACATCAGCATCAAGCATCATACTTGCCATAAAAGCCAGTTTTTGTTTTTCGCCACCACTTAATTCTAAGACGTTTCTATCCAATAGATAATCAGCAGCAAACTCATTTACTACTTCATCAATTCTATTTTGAATTTCAGGTTTAGAATAACCATAATTTTCCATACTAAAAGCTAGTTCGCTAGTAGAGTCTAAATTGAAAAACTGATTCTTAGGATTTTGAAATACACTTCCTACTACTTTAGAGAAATCTTTTAATCTATCTCCTATACTTAGATGTGCAACTTTAAATTCTCCACTAAAACCACCATCAAAAAATTCAGGAGCTAGACCATTTAATACCCTCATAATTGTTGTTTTTCCACAGCCACTTGCTCCCGTAAACAGAATACATTCACCTTTTTTAATTTCTAGTGACAAATCTTCAATATTTAATTTTTTAGATTCAACATATTTGTAATTAAAATTTTTAAATGTTATCAACTTATCACCTCATAAACATAATAAAACAAAAAATTATAGTAACAGCTACCATGACCAAATAATCAATCTTGTTAAATTTTAATTCAATATAACTAGTTGGTTTTTCTTCATTATCTATACCACGGCACAAACACGAAACAGAAAGTTCATTAGCAATATTTGTACTTATAATTACATAAGGAACAAATATATATTCAAAAAATTTAAATGGATGAAGTAAGTAGTAACCTCTACTTACTCCAATCCCCTTCATTTTTAACGAATTCTTTATTAGTTTGTAGTCAGTAAGTAATACAGGGAAAAATCTGTATAAAACTGCAAGAACTATTATCATTTTCTTTGGTAATCTAATACTTCTTAAAAAACATATCAATTCAGATACTTTTGAACTACTAACTAACGCCATACCCGCACATAATGGGAAATATAACGTTTTAAACATTAGTGCAGTTAGTAATAAAAAGCTATCAACAACTTGAAGCGTTACGGTATGAGCAAAGAAAACTTCATATGCTGTAAAGAAAAGATATATCCCGAAAAATCTAATCATTCTTTTAAAGTTAGAACTTATACCTAAGTATATTGAAAAACAAAGTGCAATAACTAAATGCATGCTAATTGACATCATTTTAAACATTAAAATATTAGCAATGATCAATATAAAAATCTTAGTTCTTATATCTAACTTCAACATACTATATACCTGCTTTATTGAAATTCTTGAAATATAATTTTCTTCCAAGGTATGTTCCAATAATTGAGAAAATAATCGTAAAGATAACTATAAAAATAAATGTCTTCATATCAGAAGAACTCATAACTAAGTTAATTTTTTCTTGAGAATAATTTCTATTTTGAAGATGTTTTACATATGCATCTTTCATAAAGAACATTGGTAATATTAATCCGATATTTCCTAAATTAAAGAATAAGTATGATAAATATTCATTTCCATATCTAAATGCAATCTCCGCTAAAACAGCCGCTCCAATTAGAACAACACCACCTACAACAGAGTGCCCTGATACAGTCATAAAAATACCAATAATTGCTATCATTATAAATATAGCCATATTTTTATTGATTTTATTAAAAATTAAACTATATACACTTCCACAAACTAGAGCAGCTGTAATAGAAGTATAGGTAGCAAAATAGACTTTTCCGCCAAATATCAAGGATGTTAAAAGTGTAGAAATTCCAATTCCCACAGCCATTACAAGAATTAATAAAATAGTATAAAGTCCTAAAGTAATTAAATCTTTAATCTGTAAATTTTTATTTTCTTCTTTATTTATATATTTTAATTCTGTCATCTATTACCCCACTATAATTTCTTCAGTGCATCTAGAGCATTGTTATAGTTTGGCTCTTCACCGATTTCCTCTAACACTTCTTTATAGCGAATAACTCCTTGTTCATCAAGAACAAATACAGCTCGTGATAATAAACCTAATTCTTCAATTAATAATCCATTGTTGTTTTCAAAATCACGATATTTATAGTCAGAAACAGTAATTGCATTGTTAATTTCTTTATCAGCACAGAATCTTCCTAATGCAAATGGTAAGTCTTTTGATACTGTGATTACTACTGTATCAGTTAAATCCCCTACTGCTTTATTAAAGTTAATAGTTTGTAAAGCACATACTCCTGTGTCTACTGATGGGAATGTGTTGACAATTACTTTTTTCCCTTTATAATCTGATAATTCAAACTCTGATAATGTTTTAGTAACAGCTCTAAAATTCGGGAAAACTTCCCCTAAGTTTAGCTTGTCTTCAATAGTAACTGGTGTTCCTTTAAAGCTTATTGTTTTCTTCATAATTAATACCTCTTTTTATTATAATTTATATTGATAAAACTATCTACAACTAATGATAACATATTTCAATTAGAGTTAAAAGTTTTTTACATAATTTAATATGATTTTAAGCGTTTTTTATGTAGTTTTGTTATTATTTTATGATATAATAGAATGGAATATTGTTTGAAAGGATTATTTTTATGTCAAAAGAAGAAAAAGATATAGTAGTTAAAAATGATACTACAGACACGACTGAAGAAAAAGATAACTCTACATCTTTTTTTGGTCGTTTTAAAAAACAAGTTAAGACTCTTAATTTTAAAAATAATGAATCTAAGGAAAATAGTAATTCCCATATTGATGAATCCGCTATTGAAAAAGAACTTCGAGAAAAAGAAAAAGAAGTAAAAAAACAAGAACAAGAATTAAAAAAACGAGCTTTAGAGCTAGAAAAAGCTAAAAAACAATTTGAAGAACAACAACGTAAAATAGAAGAAGAGAAGAAGAAAAATGAACTTGCTCGTGCTGAAAAAGAAAGACTTGAAAAAGAACGTATTGCTCGTGAAAAAGAATTAGAACGTCAACGCATCGAAAAAGAAAAAGCTGAAAAACGTGAACAAGAACGTCTTGAAAAAGAACGTATCGCTCGTGAAAAAGAATTAGAACGTCAACGCATCGAAAAAGAAAAAGCTGAAAAACGTGAACAAGAACGTCTTGAAAAAGAACGTATCGCTCGTGAAAAAGAATTAGAACGTCAACGCATCGAAAAAGAAAAAGCTGAAAAACGTGAACAAGAACGTCTTGAAAAAGAACGTATCGCTCGCGAAAAAGAATTAGAGCGTCAACGTATAGAAAAAGAAAAAGCTGAACAAAGAGAAAAAGAGCGCCTTGAAAAAGAACGTATCGAAAAAGAACAAGAAGAAAAAAGAAAAAGAGAATTTAGACGAAAAGAAAAAGAATTTAAGTTATCAGAAGATAAGAAAAAATTAGAGCTATTACAAAAAGAAAATGAGATGAGAGAACACGAAAACACTCTTCTATCATTACAAACTTCATTAATTTCTCTAGAAGATAAAATAGAAGAAAAGAAACTTACTATCTCTACTCTAAAAAATAGAAAAACTGATAAAGAGAAAATAATGCTAGAAGAAAAAAGACTTAGTGTTTTAAATTCTCAAAGACAAGTTGTGTTAAAAGATATTACAACTGAAAAAAAAGCCATAGAAAAAATTCAAAAAAATCTTGATATTGAATATAAACTAGATGGTCTTAAAAAGGAAATTCACAGTATCAAAAAAGAAGTTGTTAATGAAGATGAAACAGCATTTAAAGTTAAATATATTGACAATAAATCTAAAAATATATTCGTGGTATCTCTTCTAAGTATTAAAGCTTTCATTTCTAAATCTATTTTAAGAAATAAAGTTGAGAATTATGATAAAATACAAAAAGTATCCAAAAATATTAAGGTTAGAATCGCAACTTCAATAATTTTAGCATTATTATTATCAATTTGTTTCTTAGTTACTCTGAAATTCATTTCTTCTGCAAAAGAGCACTATGTAGGATTCGGTGAAACTAACAATAGTGCCGTCGATACTACAGACGAATTGAAAAAACAAAAAGAAGCTGAGGAAAAAGAAAAAATTCTTAAAGCGCAAGAACAAGCCAACGCCGTTCGTATAGATTCAGAAGCGCAAGATGAAGAAATAACTGCAAAATTAGCTGGAACATTCTCATCTTACTCATTCGACGTAGACCGTGAAGTTACAGTTAATAAAAAAATTCATGCATTTAAATCAGCTAGTTGGTCTGAACCTGGAGATGTAATTGAACCTGGAACAAAACTAACAGTAGATAAAATAGTCTCTCCAGCTGGATACATCATGTATCATATTTCATCAGGTAACTTACAAGGGCAATATATTACAGCAAATGAAAAATTTGTTTCTGTAGATAAGAAAAATGATCAACTTGAAAACTTTATCTCTCGTCCAGTAGCAATTAAATTCTTGACTACACAAAATATTTATTCAGACGAGTCTCTAAGCAGCGTCAGATCAACTTATGGTAATGGAGCCCAATTAAATATTACTGGTATTGGTATTTCTAAAAATAATAGATTAATATATCATGTAGCTGATGGATCTTTTGTACCTGTTAATCCAGTTCGTGTAACTGAAACAAACAGAGAAGCACCTAAACAAAAGAATAATGATAATAAAAATACTACTAATTCTCAAAATACCCAAAATCAAAACACTCAAAAAAGAACAACTAGATAATAAACTAATCCACCTTGATTAACCAAGGTGGATTTTCTCATAAAAAAAGAGAACATAGCATTTAGCTATATTCTCTTTTTTTATTATCTAATTTCTGCCCCGTTAGGGATTTCAGAATTAATT
This is a stretch of genomic DNA from Gemella haemolysans. It encodes these proteins:
- a CDS encoding ABC transporter ATP-binding protein, translating into MITFKNFNYKYVESKKLNIEDLSLEIKKGECILFTGASGCGKTTIMRVLNGLAPEFFDGGFSGEFKVAHLSIGDRLKDFSKVVGSVFQNPKNQFFNLDSTSELAFSMENYGYSKPEIQNRIDEVVNEFAADYLLDRNVLELSGGEKQKLAFMASMMLDADVYVLDEITSNLDLKSIKLISSIIEALKNKGKTIIVAEHRIYYLKNLIDRMYIIKDGRLVHEVTKEQLSDFDSRACQTRQIDLSKVELGRKEPRKNKENYLYIEQLDYEVHNHQVYLKNESFSSSKIYSIIGANGCGKTTFANALSGLHKSKHKVTLNGKNLNKKDLIRSTFQVMQDVNYQLFTNLVEKEIKLGSENLELFDEVVDKLNIRKFLNRHPNTLSGGEKQRVAIASALLSNKKILVFDEPTSGLDYVNMIELSYLIQQIAKDDVVIFIITHDYEFLCQVSDEVLFFDKQGIKERIEVNESNKNRILEKMS
- a CDS encoding energy-coupling factor transporter transmembrane component T, with protein sequence MLKLDIRTKIFILIIANILMFKMMSISMHLVIALCFSIYLGISSNFKRMIRFFGIYLFFTAYEVFFAHTVTLQVVDSFLLLTALMFKTLYFPLCAGMALVSSSKVSELICFLRSIRLPKKMIIVLAVLYRFFPVLLTDYKLIKNSLKMKGIGVSRGYYLLHPFKFFEYIFVPYVIISTNIANELSVSCLCRGIDNEEKPTSYIELKFNKIDYLVMVAVTIIFCFIMFMR
- a CDS encoding MptD family putative ECF transporter S component; translation: MTELKYINKEENKNLQIKDLITLGLYTILLILVMAVGIGISTLLTSLIFGGKVYFATYTSITAALVCGSVYSLIFNKINKNMAIFIMIAIIGIFMTVSGHSVVGGVVLIGAAVLAEIAFRYGNEYLSYLFFNLGNIGLILPMFFMKDAYVKHLQNRNYSQEKINLVMSSSDMKTFIFIVIFTIIFSIIGTYLGRKLYFKNFNKAGI
- the tpx gene encoding thiol peroxidase; translated protein: MKKTISFKGTPVTIEDKLNLGEVFPNFRAVTKTLSEFELSDYKGKKVIVNTFPSVDTGVCALQTINFNKAVGDLTDTVVITVSKDLPFALGRFCADKEINNAITVSDYKYRDFENNNGLLIEELGLLSRAVFVLDEQGVIRYKEVLEEIGEEPNYNNALDALKKL
- a CDS encoding DUF5776 domain-containing protein, whose translation is MSKEEKDIVVKNDTTDTTEEKDNSTSFFGRFKKQVKTLNFKNNESKENSNSHIDESAIEKELREKEKEVKKQEQELKKRALELEKAKKQFEEQQRKIEEEKKKNELARAEKERLEKERIAREKELERQRIEKEKAEKREQERLEKERIAREKELERQRIEKEKAEKREQERLEKERIAREKELERQRIEKEKAEKREQERLEKERIAREKELERQRIEKEKAEQREKERLEKERIEKEQEEKRKREFRRKEKEFKLSEDKKKLELLQKENEMREHENTLLSLQTSLISLEDKIEEKKLTISTLKNRKTDKEKIMLEEKRLSVLNSQRQVVLKDITTEKKAIEKIQKNLDIEYKLDGLKKEIHSIKKEVVNEDETAFKVKYIDNKSKNIFVVSLLSIKAFISKSILRNKVENYDKIQKVSKNIKVRIATSIILALLLSICFLVTLKFISSAKEHYVGFGETNNSAVDTTDELKKQKEAEEKEKILKAQEQANAVRIDSEAQDEEITAKLAGTFSSYSFDVDREVTVNKKIHAFKSASWSEPGDVIEPGTKLTVDKIVSPAGYIMYHISSGNLQGQYITANEKFVSVDKKNDQLENFISRPVAIKFLTTQNIYSDESLSSVRSTYGNGAQLNITGIGISKNNRLIYHVADGSFVPVNPVRVTETNREAPKQKNNDNKNTTNSQNTQNQNTQKRTTR